Proteins encoded in a region of the Falco biarmicus isolate bFalBia1 chromosome W, bFalBia1.pri, whole genome shotgun sequence genome:
- the LOC130142082 gene encoding F-box only protein 10-like has product MEADGLPVELWQLILSYLCLPDLGRCSSVCRAWNELVLSLDRTRWRQLCLSCLEHRHPHWPVQPDVEPQSWRDTFKQHYLASKTWTKTTQALESSNCLSLFQRRKGRRRLCVGAVAEFSSLRAALAVASPYDRLVLLPGVHEEHSEVLLKVPVEVVGQGKLGKVVLLASINQHCPTARLCNVVFMPARFTSVLYKTTSGYVQFDNCNFESGQLQIHAPGTCQVKFCTFAQSSIHLRSVALCVLENCEFIGSENASVIVEGYPSSDRNWACKHLAMLAKSCTASVWEPSPAGCPVAKQDGWGESLLEPVRMCEIVIGEERSSFISTVGAQALLGSAQEVTEFRENLQAAKEEEYLALDSNSSDSDLSSDNEEDARAAYKLPYQAHSLSHTLADVTDSRLQSDRLHALQTDLKLKSLQQELQQDKEAQSLASSLQGCIIRQCLFRDGKGGILIYSRGQAKLEGSIFRHLTYAVRCIQNSKVIMLRNDIHHCKASGIFLRLLAGGLIADNNIHSNCEAGVDIRKGANPLVLCNKIHSGLRSGIVVVGNGKGIIRSNQIYGNKEAGIYILYNGNPAVSGNHIFQGLAAGIAVNENGRGQITGNIICENQWGGVDIRHGGDPILRNNLISCGHSDGVVVGERGKGLIEGNAIYSNKGCGVWMMSSSLPHLINNQISHNGIYGVALFCRKDEAGDYPPGQGGNETFQEEREGAGGENGPDSEEEYPAARPPISVALVELNSINHNGAAGLHIKSSEALSVIANVIHANRDGGVAVLQSSQLTHITNNSICCNSREGVLVEAECQVELRGNGIYENRSHGIISKGEGVIEENDIIGNHRCGLQMLQAADMKVTKNRIQAFRDYGIALFDEAKGLVQENLIFQGRSKKFILRPMSNAEDCIVQDNVLLTVKKRFDMECMLINPPARPHVRGGVLGSCMAAGGPRVSSTTTRMDGGCHHRRSIFCTIL; this is encoded by the exons ATGGAGGCCGATGGCTTGCCCGTGGAGCTGTGGCAGCTCATCTTATCCTACCTGTGCCTCCCTGACCTGGGCCGCTGCAGCTCGGTCTGCAGGGCCTGGAACGAGCTCGTCCTCAGCCTGGACAGGACGCGCTGGCGGCAGCTCTGCCTGAGCTGCCTGGAGCACAGGCACCCGCACTGGCCCGTCCAGCCTGACGTGGAGCCGCAGTCCTGGAGGGACACCTTCAAGCAGCACTACCTGGCCTCCAAAACCTGGACCAAAACCACCCAAGCCCTGGAGTCCTCCAACTGCCTCTCCCTTTTCCAGAGGAGGAAGGGCCGTCGCCGGCTCTGCGTTGGCGCGGTGGCCGAGTTCAGCAGCCTGCGGGCTGCCCTGGCTGTCGCCAGCCCCTACGAccggctggtgctgctgcccgGTGTGCACGAGGAGCACAGCGAGGTGCTGCTGAAGGTGCCTGTGGAGGTTGTGGGGCAGGGCAAGCTGGGGaaggtggtgctgctggcaagCATCAACCAGCACTGCCCCACCGCCCGCCTCTGCAACGTGGTCTTCATGCCGGCCCGCTTCACCTCGGTGCTTTACAAG ACAACTTCAGGCTATGTCCAGTTTGACAATTGCAACTTTGAAAGCGGGCAGCTGCAGATCCATGCACCGGGGACATGCCAGGTGAAGTTCTGCACCTTCGCCCAGTCCAGCATCCACCTCCGCAGTGTGGCCCTCTGTGTCCTGGAGAACTGTGAGTTCATTGGTAGTGAGAACGCCTCCGTAATTGTGGAGGGCTACCCGAGCTCTGACCGTAACTGGGCCTGCAAGCACCTGGCCATGCTGGCCAAGTCCTGCACAGCATCCGTGTgggagcccagcccagctggctgccctGTGGCCAAGCAGGATGGCTGGGGAGAATCACTGCTGGAGCCAGTGAGGATGTGCGAGATTGTCATAGGGGAAGAACGAAGCAGCTTCATCTCTACTGTGGGTGCTCAGGCTCTGCTTGGCTCGGCCCAGGAGGTCACTGAATTCAGAGAGAACCTTCAGGCAGCAAAGGAGGAGGAGTACCTGGCCCTTGACTCAAACTCCAGTGACAGTGACTTAAGCAGCGACAATGAAGAGGATGCTCGGGCTGCATACAAACTGCCTTATCAAGCCCACAGCCTCAGTCACACGCTTGCTGATGTCACAGACAGCAGGCTTCAAAGCGACAGGCTGCATGCCCTTCAGACGGACCTTAAGCTCAAgtctctgcagcaggagctgcaacAGGACAAGGAGGCCCAGTCTCTGGCCAGCTCTCTGCAAGGCTGCATCATCCGCCAGTGCCTTTTCAGGGATGGAAAGGGAGGAATATTAATTTATTCTCGAGGGCAAGCAAAACTGGAAGGAAGCATCTTCAGGCATCTGACCTACGCAGTGCGCTGCATACAAAACAGTAAG GTTATCATGCTGAGGAATGACATCCACCATTGCAAAGCCTCGGGAATATTCCTGCGCCTGTTGGCAGGAGGCCTGATTGCGGACAACAACATTCATTCAAACTGTGAGGCTGGAGTGGACATTCGTAAGGGGGCTAACCCCCTTGTTCTG TGCAATAAGATACACAGTGGCCTTCGCTCAGGCATTGTCGTCGTTGGCAACGGAAAAGGCATCATCCGTAGCAATCAGATCTATGGGAATAAAGAAGCTGGCATTTATATTCTGTATAATGGAAACCCTGCTGTGAG TGGGAACCATATTTTCCAGGGATTGGCTGCTGGAATAGCAGTGAATGAGAATGGGAGAGGCCAGATCACAG GGAACATCATCTGCGAGAACCAGTGGGGTGGAGTGGACATCCGCCATGGTGGTGACCCCATCCTCAGGAACAACCTCATCTCCTGCGGCCACTCAGACGGCGTGGTGGTGGGTGAGCGCGGGAAGGGCCTCATCGAAGGAAACGCCATTTACA GCAACAAGGGCTGTGGCGTGTGGATGATGTCCTCCAGCCTTCCACATCTCATCAACAACCAGATCAGCCACAACGGCATCTATGGGGTGGCACTGTTCTGCCGCAAGGATGAGGCTGGTGACTATCCCCCTGGTCAAGGGGGCAACGAGACCTtccaggaggagagggagggtgCCGGTGGGGAGAACGGCCCCGACAGCGAGGAGGAGTACCCAGCTGCCCGGCCTCCCATCAGCGTGGCACTGGTGGAGTTGAACAGCATCAACCACAACGGAG CTGCTGGGTTGCACATCAAGAGCAGCGAAGCGCTCAGCGTCATCGCCAATGTAATCCACGCCAACCGCGACGGCGGGgtggcagtgctgcagagcagtcaGCTGACACACATCACAAACAACAGCATTTGCTGCAACAGCCGGGAAGGTGTGCTGGTCGAGGCCGAGTGCCAGGTGGAGCTGCGCGGCAATGGCATCTATGAGAACCGCAGCCATGGCATCATCTCCAAGGGCGAGGGTGTCATTGAAGAGAATGACATCATCGGCAACCACAGGTGTGGCCTTCAGATGCTCCAGGCAGCAGACATGAAG GTGACCAAGAACAGGATCCAGGCCTTTCGGGACTATGGGATTGCTCTCTTTGACGAAGCCAAAGGCCTGGTGCAGGAAAACCTCATTTTCCAAGGAAGATCCAAGAAATTCATTTTGCGACCAATGTCAAACGCAGAAGATTGCATTGTCCAAGACAATGTGCTTCTCACCGTCAAGAAAAG GTTTGATATGGAGTGCATGCTGATTAACCCCCCAGCACGGCCTCACGTCAGAGGAGGTGTCCTGGGCTCCTGCATGGCGGCTGGTGGTCCGAGGGTTTCCAGCACAACTACCAGGATGGATGGGGGCTGCCACCACCGCAGGAGCATCTTCTGCACCATTCTTTGA